The following nucleotide sequence is from Desulfofundulus luciae.
ACCTCCTGGACCCTGGCCACCGCGTCCTTCGTTATGACCAGCGTATTATGGGCCAACAGGTCGTACACATTAAGACCATCGGCGGCCATGGGTTTAATACCGGGGATATTCCGGGCCGACTTGAACACGTTTTCCTCCCGGCCGGCAGTAACCACCAGGGCCTTGTCGTTTACCTTGAGGTTCCCCAAAATGCGCACCATATCCTTGGTACGGGGCTTTTCCAACTTCAGGTCTTCCAGAACCACAATTTTGCCGTCCTGTACCTTGGCCGATAGGGCGGACTTCATTGCCAGGCGCCGCACCTTGCGGGGCAACCGGTAACTGTAGTCCCGGGG
It contains:
- the rplD gene encoding 50S ribosomal protein L4 — its product is MPTVAVYNINGDQVGEIHLRDDVFGVPVHMSVLHDVVVWQLAGRRLGTHDTKTRGEVRGGGRKPWRQKGTGRARHGSIRSPIWRKGGIVFGPHPRDYSYRLPRKVRRLAMKSALSAKVQDGKIVVLEDLKLEKPRTKDMVRILGNLKVNDKALVVTAGREENVFKSARNIPGIKPMAADGLNVYDLLAHNTLVITKDAVARVQEVLAQ